One stretch of Akkermansia sp. RCC_12PD DNA includes these proteins:
- a CDS encoding glycosyltransferase, with the protein MNLYFVASNRRHIFQAAVTLWSIVSCDDSSTRYNVFLKTELEEKTWRGFFLPIPRVSVYGVPFNVPYEQSVLLKKMKDLDGNDSRKYFYHKFDLTWTESISHLLTDDRLLLLDTDLYARKPLRALYETPLADHECMAMVIDTGIWKYPEWVLEHNRSLGIDHPCFYNTGVALIHISSFVEHHIWEKSLEAYPFPTMPPQHDQDILNRLIFNNATRDIKRPCCKTMPSVYNMSTKWFPFMNLEKDDIALVHAYGDTKLPHSSCDWANKEYERLMETYRNMEIPSPE; encoded by the coding sequence ATGAACCTTTACTTCGTCGCCAGCAACCGCCGCCATATTTTCCAGGCCGCCGTTACTCTCTGGAGCATCGTCTCCTGTGACGATTCCTCCACCCGCTACAACGTGTTCCTGAAAACGGAGCTGGAGGAAAAAACCTGGCGAGGCTTTTTCCTGCCAATCCCCCGTGTTTCCGTGTACGGAGTTCCGTTCAACGTTCCCTATGAACAATCCGTCCTCCTGAAAAAAATGAAGGACCTGGACGGGAACGATTCCAGAAAATACTTTTATCACAAATTCGATCTGACGTGGACAGAGTCGATCAGCCATCTTCTGACGGATGACAGGCTGCTCCTGCTGGATACGGACCTGTATGCCCGGAAGCCCCTGCGAGCGCTGTACGAGACTCCGCTTGCCGATCACGAATGCATGGCCATGGTCATTGACACGGGAATCTGGAAATACCCGGAATGGGTGCTGGAGCACAACCGTTCCCTTGGAATCGACCACCCGTGCTTCTACAACACCGGGGTAGCTCTCATCCACATAAGTTCATTCGTGGAACACCATATCTGGGAAAAAAGCCTAGAGGCCTACCCCTTCCCCACCATGCCGCCCCAGCACGACCAGGATATCCTCAACAGGCTGATTTTCAACAACGCGACCAGGGATATCAAAAGGCCCTGCTGTAAAACCATGCCAAGCGTGTACAACATGAGCACAAAATGGTTCCCCTTCATGAATCTGGAAAAGGATGACATCGCTCTCGTTCACGCCTACGGAGACACCAAGCTCCCGCACTCGTCCTGCGATTGGGCCAACAAGGAATACGAACGACTGATGGAGACATACAGGAACATGGAAATTCCCTCACCGGAATGA
- the lpdA gene encoding dihydrolipoyl dehydrogenase, with amino-acid sequence MQYDLIVIGGGPAGYVGAIRAAQMGKTVACVERDRVGGTCLNWGCIPTKALLKNAEAYLTVTSRAKEFGMTVEGVSVDWSEVIGRSRKVSDRLAGGVGFLFKKNKVESVTGEASITAPGKVEVKAADGTTQVLEGKNILISTGCVTRTVSSLPLNGTTIIGSREAMVLEKRPESMVIIGSGAIGTEFAYIYNSFGTKVTLIEALPRILPNEDDDSCQTLERAFKKQGIKTMTGTSVESVTETCDGKVKALVKNSKGQEEEITADICLVAIGVKPVVPAALGLELTEKGFIKVNDRYATSVPGVYAAGDVIGGVLLAHTATYEAVQAVEGMFNPDYQPKQVGFFPSCTYCYPQVASVGSTERALKEAGVEYKVGKFPFQAIGKAVAAGEPDGFVKTLYGAKNGELLGAHIVGPEATELIATLGVSLQAELTDEDIHATIFAHPTLSEAIHESMLASEGIAIHM; translated from the coding sequence ATGCAATATGATTTGATCGTCATTGGTGGCGGCCCCGCCGGATATGTGGGAGCCATTCGCGCTGCACAAATGGGAAAGACCGTGGCGTGCGTGGAGCGCGACCGGGTGGGGGGAACCTGCCTGAACTGGGGCTGCATTCCCACCAAGGCACTCTTGAAGAATGCGGAAGCCTACCTGACTGTGACGAGCCGGGCCAAGGAATTTGGCATGACGGTGGAAGGCGTGAGCGTGGACTGGAGCGAGGTCATCGGACGTTCACGCAAGGTGAGCGACCGCCTGGCTGGCGGGGTTGGATTCCTTTTCAAGAAAAACAAGGTGGAATCCGTTACCGGGGAAGCCTCCATCACGGCTCCCGGCAAGGTGGAAGTGAAGGCCGCTGACGGCACTACGCAGGTACTGGAAGGAAAGAACATTCTCATCAGTACCGGATGCGTGACCCGCACCGTTTCCAGCCTTCCGCTGAACGGCACTACCATCATCGGTTCCAGGGAAGCCATGGTGCTGGAAAAGCGGCCTGAAAGCATGGTTATCATTGGTTCCGGGGCCATTGGCACGGAGTTTGCCTATATTTATAATTCTTTCGGTACAAAGGTGACGCTTATTGAAGCGCTGCCGCGCATCCTGCCCAATGAGGACGACGATTCCTGCCAGACGTTGGAGCGGGCCTTCAAGAAACAGGGCATCAAGACCATGACGGGCACTTCCGTGGAGTCCGTCACGGAAACCTGCGACGGCAAGGTGAAGGCCCTTGTAAAAAACAGCAAGGGACAGGAAGAGGAAATTACGGCGGACATTTGCCTGGTGGCGATCGGCGTGAAGCCGGTCGTTCCCGCCGCTCTCGGCCTGGAACTGACGGAAAAGGGATTCATCAAGGTCAATGACCGCTATGCCACGTCCGTCCCCGGCGTTTATGCGGCGGGCGACGTGATCGGCGGCGTTTTGCTGGCCCATACGGCTACGTATGAAGCCGTGCAGGCGGTGGAAGGCATGTTTAATCCGGATTATCAGCCCAAACAGGTCGGCTTCTTCCCGAGCTGCACGTATTGTTATCCGCAGGTTGCGTCCGTCGGTAGCACGGAACGCGCCCTCAAGGAAGCGGGCGTGGAGTACAAAGTCGGGAAATTCCCCTTCCAGGCCATCGGCAAAGCCGTGGCCGCCGGAGAACCGGACGGCTTCGTGAAGACCCTGTACGGCGCCAAAAACGGTGAATTGCTGGGAGCCCACATTGTGGGGCCGGAAGCTACGGAATTGATCGCCACGCTCGGCGTCAGCCTTCAGGCGGAATTGACGGATGAAGATATTCACGCCACCATTTTCGCCCATCCGACCCTGTCCGAAGCCATTCATGAGTCCATGCTGGCCTCGGAGGGAATCGCCATTCACATGTAA
- a CDS encoding amidohydrolase, with protein sequence MEKQACDLLVTASRMLTGTEQPGIGGNAGVAVRDGKILEAGPAEKLEAAWMPSVRCDLGNALLMPGLVNAHTHVPMTFLRGFADDLPLMEWLTKHIFPVEAHLTDRIVSLGARLGMYEMMRTGTTAFVDSYLLEINVLQEAERMGMRCVGGEALFAFPSPAYDGWNGAEALYREQAVRFGGRGRVQLAVMPHSVYTTSDDVLRRSMRLAEELDLMLHIHLSESAGEVEQCRSLHQDRRPVAYARDMGLLNERAVLAHMVDVMDEELETVAASGAAIVHNPVSNLKLASGFARVQDMLMAGIPVSLGTDGACSNNSLDMFETMKLAAILAKGCTGDATAVPAMKALGMATVEGARIFRTPGLGTMAPGAPADMIALDLDEPNLCPIFNEVSHAVYAASGKDCVFTMVDGRILYDHGCYTDGLYADTAAEMQELVEWVKAKV encoded by the coding sequence ATGGAAAAACAAGCGTGCGATCTGCTGGTGACCGCCTCCCGTATGCTTACGGGAACGGAACAGCCCGGCATAGGAGGCAACGCCGGAGTGGCTGTCCGGGACGGGAAAATTCTGGAAGCGGGACCTGCGGAAAAGCTGGAGGCGGCATGGATGCCCTCCGTCCGGTGTGATTTGGGGAATGCCCTGCTGATGCCCGGGCTGGTTAATGCACATACGCATGTTCCGATGACTTTCCTGCGCGGTTTTGCGGACGATCTGCCCCTCATGGAATGGCTGACCAAGCATATTTTCCCGGTGGAGGCGCATCTGACGGACAGAATAGTCTCTCTGGGCGCGCGGCTGGGCATGTATGAAATGATGCGTACGGGCACGACCGCCTTTGTGGATTCCTATCTTCTGGAAATCAACGTTCTTCAGGAAGCGGAACGCATGGGGATGCGCTGTGTGGGTGGCGAGGCTCTCTTTGCTTTTCCGTCCCCGGCCTATGACGGCTGGAATGGTGCGGAAGCCCTGTACCGCGAGCAGGCCGTCCGCTTTGGAGGACGCGGCAGGGTGCAGTTGGCGGTGATGCCTCATAGCGTGTACACTACGAGCGACGATGTTCTCAGGCGTTCCATGCGGCTGGCGGAGGAACTGGACCTGATGCTCCATATTCATCTTTCCGAGTCTGCGGGGGAAGTGGAACAGTGCCGCTCCCTGCACCAGGACAGGAGGCCGGTGGCCTATGCCCGGGACATGGGGTTACTGAATGAACGCGCCGTGCTGGCCCATATGGTGGATGTGATGGATGAGGAACTGGAAACGGTGGCGGCATCCGGTGCGGCCATTGTGCATAATCCCGTCAGCAACCTGAAGCTGGCGTCCGGATTTGCCAGGGTTCAGGACATGCTGATGGCAGGCATTCCCGTTTCCCTGGGGACGGACGGTGCATGCAGCAACAACAGCCTGGACATGTTTGAAACAATGAAGCTGGCGGCTATTCTTGCCAAGGGGTGCACCGGGGACGCCACCGCCGTTCCCGCCATGAAAGCCCTGGGCATGGCAACCGTGGAAGGCGCCCGCATTTTCCGCACCCCGGGCCTGGGAACGATGGCTCCCGGAGCTCCCGCCGACATGATTGCCCTGGATCTGGACGAACCCAATCTGTGCCCGATCTTCAATGAAGTTTCCCATGCGGTTTATGCCGCTTCCGGCAAGGACTGCGTGTTCACGATGGTGGATGGCCGCATCCTGTATGACCATGGCTGCTACACGGACGGCTTGTATGCGGATACCGCCGCGGAAATGCAGGAACTGGTGGAATGGGTAAAAGCGAAAGTATAA
- a CDS encoding porin family protein codes for MNKTILLGLALAASVSAANAYHVEKYDGQFGMSLEGAYGIATKDAMPNVAGGNLSIFNYIETGSIVHQISLNGGILAGSHHPSVHDLGISGPYTASLRSTYIPMMAGYTLNLPIGDYTMFYLGGKAGATYGDVKTTIHGLENGSQSRTISTTKFSWAAQAGFKFSVSKSTDFVIGYEYYQIQGYNDPGYHIIKLGFSWDF; via the coding sequence ATGAACAAAACTATACTGTTAGGTTTGGCCCTTGCGGCCTCCGTATCCGCCGCAAACGCGTATCATGTTGAAAAATATGACGGCCAGTTCGGCATGTCCCTTGAAGGGGCCTACGGCATTGCCACCAAGGACGCCATGCCCAATGTGGCCGGCGGCAATCTGAGCATTTTCAACTACATTGAAACAGGCAGCATTGTTCACCAAATTTCCCTGAACGGCGGCATTCTGGCCGGCTCTCACCATCCCAGCGTTCACGACCTGGGCATTAGCGGCCCTTACACCGCCAGCCTCCGTTCCACGTACATTCCGATGATGGCCGGCTATACCTTGAATCTGCCCATCGGCGACTACACCATGTTCTACCTGGGCGGCAAGGCGGGTGCCACTTACGGCGACGTGAAGACCACCATCCACGGCCTGGAAAACGGCAGCCAGTCCCGCACCATTTCCACCACCAAATTTTCCTGGGCGGCCCAGGCCGGCTTCAAATTCAGCGTGTCCAAGAGCACGGACTTCGTGATTGGCTACGAATACTATCAGATCCAGGGCTACAACGATCCCGGCTACCATATCATCAAGCTGGGCTTCTCGTGGGACTTTTAA
- a CDS encoding beta-galactosidase, whose translation MKLPLFSILLLAAHLCVAAPMPMPESNDGAKHVFTTNQENFLMDGKPVKIISGEMHYPRVPRSHWQDRFQRMKSMGMNTVCTYLFWNVHEPEPGKWDFSGNRDFVEFVKEAQKAGLWVIVRPGPYVCAEWEFGGFPGWLLKDADLKVRSQDPRFLEPAMAYLKKVCSMLEPLQITKGGPIIMAQVENEYGSYGSDKDYVKKHLEVIQKELPGVVPFTSDGPNDWMINNGTLPGIVSAMNFGGGAKGAFANLEKHKGKTPRINGEFWVGWFDHWGKPKNGGSTEGFNRDLKWMLENNVSPNLFMAHGGTSFGFMNGANWEGAYTPDVTNYDYGAPISENGTLTDRYRTFRQTIQDYYGDTYKLPDPPAQPEMMELPPITFTGKAGMFNRLPQPVIRKEPVHMEALGQSLGFILYRTKVNGPVKGELKMNNMQDRAIVYVDGKRQGAADRRYKQDACDVVIPAGLHTVDIFVENMGRINFGGQIQGERKGIRGPITLDGKKLENFLIYNLPCKGVELLSFSGKKPGGDQPVFHRGYFNVSNPKDTYLDMRDGWKKGVVWVNGHNLGRFWFIGSQQALYCPGEYLKPGKNEIVVLDVDGGSGTVKGVKEAIYEVKRDPAMADVFRVGKPVAPAASQLVHKGTFAKGTDQQEIKFRAPIQARYIALVSKNAHDNGPHAAIAELNFLDASGNLLPREQWSVVYADSHETTGEAAQAGLVMDNQPTTYWHTKWQGDNPKHPHMIVLDLGKVQKLSGFRYLPRQNRENGRIKDYEVYASPKPFKPAK comes from the coding sequence ATGAAATTGCCCCTATTTTCCATTTTGCTGCTGGCTGCCCATTTGTGTGTGGCCGCTCCCATGCCCATGCCGGAGTCCAACGACGGCGCCAAGCATGTCTTCACCACCAATCAGGAAAATTTTCTGATGGACGGCAAGCCCGTGAAGATCATTTCCGGGGAAATGCACTATCCGCGCGTGCCGCGTTCCCATTGGCAGGACAGGTTCCAGCGCATGAAGTCCATGGGGATGAATACGGTTTGCACCTATTTGTTCTGGAATGTGCATGAACCGGAACCGGGCAAATGGGATTTTTCCGGGAACCGGGATTTTGTAGAGTTTGTCAAGGAGGCCCAGAAAGCGGGACTGTGGGTTATCGTGCGTCCCGGTCCCTATGTGTGTGCGGAATGGGAATTCGGCGGCTTCCCCGGATGGCTGCTGAAGGATGCGGACCTGAAGGTCCGCTCCCAGGACCCCCGCTTCCTGGAACCGGCCATGGCTTATCTCAAGAAAGTCTGCTCCATGCTGGAACCGCTGCAGATCACCAAGGGCGGCCCCATCATCATGGCTCAGGTGGAAAATGAATACGGCTCCTACGGCTCCGACAAGGACTACGTGAAAAAACACTTGGAAGTCATCCAAAAGGAGCTTCCGGGTGTAGTGCCCTTTACCTCGGACGGCCCGAATGACTGGATGATCAACAACGGCACGCTGCCCGGCATCGTTTCCGCCATGAACTTCGGCGGCGGAGCCAAGGGCGCCTTTGCCAACCTGGAAAAGCACAAGGGCAAGACTCCCCGCATCAACGGCGAATTCTGGGTAGGCTGGTTTGACCACTGGGGCAAGCCCAAAAACGGCGGCAGTACGGAAGGCTTCAACCGCGACTTGAAGTGGATGCTGGAAAACAACGTCTCCCCCAACCTCTTCATGGCGCACGGGGGCACCTCCTTCGGCTTCATGAACGGGGCGAACTGGGAAGGGGCCTACACGCCGGACGTGACCAATTACGACTACGGCGCGCCCATCTCTGAAAACGGAACCCTGACGGACCGCTACCGCACGTTCCGCCAGACCATTCAGGACTATTACGGTGATACGTACAAGCTCCCCGATCCACCCGCGCAGCCGGAAATGATGGAGTTGCCGCCCATCACGTTTACGGGGAAAGCCGGCATGTTCAACCGGCTCCCGCAGCCTGTCATCCGCAAGGAGCCCGTGCACATGGAAGCCCTGGGGCAGAGCTTGGGCTTCATCCTGTACCGGACGAAGGTGAACGGCCCGGTGAAGGGCGAGTTGAAGATGAACAACATGCAGGACCGCGCCATCGTTTACGTGGACGGCAAAAGGCAGGGTGCGGCGGACCGCCGCTACAAGCAGGACGCCTGTGACGTGGTCATTCCCGCGGGTCTCCATACGGTGGACATCTTTGTGGAAAACATGGGCCGCATCAACTTCGGCGGCCAAATTCAGGGAGAACGCAAGGGAATACGCGGCCCCATCACGCTGGACGGGAAGAAGCTGGAAAACTTCCTCATCTACAACCTCCCGTGCAAGGGCGTGGAGCTTCTGTCCTTCTCCGGCAAGAAGCCGGGTGGCGACCAGCCCGTGTTCCACCGTGGATATTTCAACGTCTCCAATCCCAAGGATACCTACCTGGACATGCGGGACGGCTGGAAGAAAGGCGTCGTGTGGGTGAACGGCCACAATCTGGGCCGCTTCTGGTTCATCGGCTCCCAGCAGGCGCTTTACTGCCCCGGCGAATACCTGAAACCGGGGAAAAATGAAATCGTGGTGCTGGACGTGGATGGCGGTTCCGGTACAGTGAAAGGCGTGAAGGAAGCCATTTACGAAGTTAAGCGCGACCCCGCCATGGCGGATGTGTTCCGCGTAGGCAAGCCTGTGGCTCCCGCCGCCAGCCAGCTGGTGCACAAGGGAACCTTTGCCAAGGGGACGGATCAGCAGGAAATCAAATTCCGCGCTCCTATCCAGGCGCGCTACATCGCCCTTGTCAGCAAAAACGCTCATGACAACGGTCCTCATGCCGCCATTGCGGAACTGAACTTCCTGGATGCCTCCGGCAACCTGCTTCCCCGCGAACAGTGGTCCGTGGTTTATGCGGACTCCCATGAGACGACGGGAGAAGCCGCCCAGGCGGGTCTGGTGATGGACAACCAGCCCACCACCTACTGGCATACCAAGTGGCAGGGGGACAATCCCAAGCACCCGCACATGATCGTGCTGGACCTGGGCAAGGTGCAGAAGCTTTCCGGTTTCCGCTACCTGCCGCGCCAGAACCGGGAAAACGGACGCATCAAGGATTACGAGGTGTACGCTTCTCCCAAGCCGTTCAAGCCTGCCAAGTGA
- a CDS encoding ABC transporter substrate-binding protein codes for MFRWLSILGALLLAVFIGGVFYFSHRESAVWNEGAGNTDDRGMPAVFDGFVERWNRSVERELLRELAGGEQQKELLAVSRGEGDGRRLAERARSVERLRRRLEQGDHIRMLPLEKMPPGLEWHTGMEEPEIGDPRAVKGGQVRLWINTPFPGTLRAFGPGSENFFNYSAIDNVWIPLVGLHPETSRPIPGLADRWAVSADGRTVFYHLDPEAAYSDGRPVRVEDFLLNICLRTSDAARDPFWTALFRSTFDRITVYGDSVIALTVPSPRPLLPYMACVDFHPAHPGFYHDFNALFLERYQWKAAPNTGGYVVVPGKIRQGERITLARVKDWWAKDRKYYRYSCNADQVEHVFVNLENKAIEMFRRGDLDMMNIRKPEIWEGKLELPEVHRGYIDKYSLEAGYACPPYGLYLNCSDRMLRNTDIRKGLAHAVNMGMVIDSLFRGNMRRLGSYMEGYGDLTLPLKAPEYSKKKAMEYFARAGFREMGEDGILKNERGERLCMELTFADSSHMMTNVCSIIRQEAMKCGVDIKLDPLTYGVCSRKVFEKRYQAALWAWPLDTPFPRLYETFASELAYDGRGNPVGNTNNIFAVADAELDAALDAEREASDYPALKEALLRAQKRIHELCVWIPGWREPYTHIACWRWIRWPESPTRFCSPRLYNPLESHLYWVDGKMKKETQEARRRGIPFEERHEVIRLKDQDDPPQFSSGE; via the coding sequence GTGTTTCGCTGGCTGTCCATTCTGGGGGCATTGCTCCTGGCCGTGTTCATAGGGGGGGTGTTTTACTTCTCCCACCGGGAATCCGCGGTCTGGAACGAGGGGGCCGGGAATACCGACGACCGGGGGATGCCGGCTGTGTTTGACGGATTTGTAGAACGCTGGAACAGGTCCGTGGAAAGGGAACTGCTCCGGGAACTGGCGGGAGGGGAGCAACAGAAAGAACTGCTGGCCGTTTCCCGCGGGGAAGGCGACGGCCGCCGTCTGGCGGAACGTGCGCGTTCCGTGGAGCGCCTCAGGAGAAGGCTGGAGCAGGGGGATCATATTCGTATGCTTCCTCTGGAAAAGATGCCCCCCGGCCTGGAATGGCACACGGGCATGGAGGAACCGGAGATCGGGGACCCCCGCGCCGTGAAGGGCGGCCAGGTCCGGCTGTGGATCAATACGCCGTTCCCCGGCACCTTGCGGGCTTTCGGTCCCGGCAGCGAGAATTTTTTCAATTATTCCGCGATTGACAACGTGTGGATTCCTCTCGTGGGGCTGCATCCGGAAACTTCCCGTCCCATACCGGGGCTGGCGGACCGCTGGGCCGTTTCCGCGGATGGGCGCACTGTTTTTTATCATTTGGATCCTGAAGCGGCCTATTCGGACGGACGGCCCGTGCGTGTGGAGGATTTTTTGCTGAATATCTGCCTGCGCACGTCGGACGCCGCCAGGGACCCTTTCTGGACAGCCCTGTTCCGCTCCACGTTCGACCGGATCACCGTGTACGGAGATTCCGTCATTGCGCTCACCGTGCCGTCTCCGCGGCCTCTGCTGCCTTACATGGCCTGTGTGGATTTTCATCCGGCGCATCCCGGTTTTTACCATGATTTCAATGCGCTGTTTCTGGAACGCTACCAGTGGAAGGCCGCGCCGAACACGGGCGGGTACGTGGTGGTGCCCGGAAAAATCCGGCAGGGAGAGCGCATCACTCTTGCCCGGGTGAAGGATTGGTGGGCGAAGGATAGAAAGTATTACCGCTATTCCTGCAATGCGGACCAGGTGGAGCATGTTTTTGTAAACCTGGAGAACAAGGCGATTGAGATGTTCCGGCGCGGGGATCTGGACATGATGAACATCCGCAAGCCGGAAATATGGGAGGGCAAGCTGGAACTGCCGGAAGTGCACCGGGGCTATATAGACAAATACAGCCTGGAAGCGGGCTATGCCTGTCCTCCGTATGGCTTGTACCTGAATTGTTCCGACAGGATGCTGAGGAATACCGACATCCGCAAAGGGCTGGCCCACGCCGTGAACATGGGGATGGTGATTGACTCCCTGTTCCGCGGGAACATGAGGCGTCTCGGCTCCTACATGGAGGGATACGGCGACCTGACACTCCCGCTGAAAGCTCCGGAATACAGCAAGAAAAAAGCCATGGAATATTTTGCCCGCGCGGGCTTCCGGGAGATGGGAGAGGACGGTATTCTGAAAAATGAACGTGGGGAACGCCTGTGTATGGAGCTGACTTTTGCGGATTCCTCCCACATGATGACCAACGTTTGTTCCATCATCAGGCAGGAGGCCATGAAGTGCGGGGTGGACATCAAATTGGATCCCCTTACGTACGGGGTGTGTTCCCGCAAGGTATTTGAAAAAAGGTACCAGGCCGCTTTGTGGGCGTGGCCTCTGGACACGCCGTTCCCACGTCTTTATGAGACGTTCGCCTCGGAACTGGCGTATGACGGCCGGGGAAATCCCGTAGGCAACACGAACAACATTTTCGCCGTAGCGGATGCCGAACTGGATGCCGCGCTGGATGCGGAACGGGAAGCTTCCGATTACCCGGCCTTAAAGGAGGCCCTTCTCCGTGCTCAAAAGAGGATTCATGAACTCTGCGTATGGATTCCTGGGTGGAGGGAGCCTTATACCCACATTGCCTGCTGGCGCTGGATACGCTGGCCGGAATCCCCCACGCGTTTCTGTTCCCCCCGGCTCTACAATCCGCTGGAATCCCATTTGTACTGGGTGGACGGCAAGATGAAGAAGGAGACGCAGGAGGCACGGCGCCGCGGCATTCCGTTTGAGGAAAGGCATGAGGTGATACGCCTGAAGGACCAGGATGATCCGCCGCAATTTTCTTCTGGAGAGTGA
- a CDS encoding TonB-dependent receptor, translating into MLYTKKALQMGAIAVGLAAFAGQSSLAESVNKEDAKPVARTETMQVMPELTMASHFVGVPYNRSGVSVSVINPEEFQKEGIETLTGALSQTPGVFTLDGGGTWQRGSVSNTVIRGMNKDTYTLTMVDGMRISDVNMSGNKLLGITNLFTVGNVEVVKGAQGAVFGSGAIGGVVAMDTPEGEGDPVTRIFAEAGSFGTFNSYVTSSGKIKKLSYFVGVGFETTENDPTIYDSIYDNRTGMNDFRQWQEALRLGYDVNDKVKLSFTYRRLDSYFEYPTPYVDYNQWPAVPDSHLYNTEDKNRSNLITGRVDAELSKLWSTSFMVGHYNMNYSTHTPEYDFQPNVMRNRRFQTEWRNALTWNKQWTTIAGMAWDRSAYTSENNYVSKDEWQSTLAFFAEQMWAPTDNFDASVALRLEHDSVWNNHFTWRYSNSWKVTGKDSPTRIFGSVGSGFRAPTYFEQYAANYGYVGNPDLDISKSLGGDLGVEQRLADNHYASVTGFWTRINDEIGTRSVGTWPDSYTTYANYSHATSYGVEVAFKGQFKDAWNSGYYANYTFTMPKRDSIGSYETRQMANTARHTINAEIHTSPLEKLTVGFGVTSAMGRTDYNYARLDNFFTARVFARYQVTDNVALHVRVENLFDQNFIITNDYNFGPRQARGLGVFGGVTVEF; encoded by the coding sequence ATGCTTTATACCAAGAAAGCCCTTCAGATGGGCGCTATTGCCGTTGGCCTTGCCGCGTTTGCGGGCCAGTCCTCTCTTGCAGAATCCGTCAACAAGGAAGACGCCAAGCCCGTCGCCAGGACGGAAACCATGCAGGTCATGCCTGAACTGACCATGGCGTCCCACTTCGTGGGCGTGCCGTACAACCGTTCCGGCGTTTCCGTTTCCGTGATCAATCCGGAAGAATTCCAGAAAGAAGGAATTGAAACTCTGACGGGAGCTCTTTCCCAGACGCCCGGCGTGTTCACGCTGGACGGCGGCGGCACCTGGCAGCGCGGTTCCGTGAGCAACACCGTCATCCGCGGAATGAACAAGGATACCTACACCCTGACGATGGTTGACGGCATGCGCATCAGCGATGTCAACATGTCCGGCAACAAGCTGCTGGGCATCACCAATCTCTTTACGGTGGGCAATGTGGAAGTGGTGAAGGGCGCCCAGGGCGCCGTGTTCGGTTCCGGAGCCATTGGCGGCGTAGTTGCCATGGATACGCCGGAAGGGGAAGGCGACCCGGTGACGAGAATTTTTGCGGAGGCCGGTTCCTTTGGAACGTTCAACAGCTACGTGACGTCTTCCGGCAAGATCAAGAAATTGTCCTACTTTGTGGGCGTGGGTTTTGAAACCACGGAAAACGATCCCACGATTTATGATTCCATTTATGACAACAGGACGGGCATGAACGATTTCCGCCAGTGGCAGGAAGCTTTGCGCCTGGGTTATGACGTCAACGACAAGGTGAAGCTCAGCTTTACCTACCGACGCCTGGACTCCTATTTTGAATATCCCACTCCGTATGTGGATTACAATCAGTGGCCCGCCGTGCCGGACTCCCACCTGTACAATACGGAAGACAAAAACCGCAGCAACCTGATCACCGGCCGCGTGGATGCGGAACTCAGCAAGTTGTGGTCCACCAGCTTCATGGTGGGACATTACAACATGAATTATTCCACCCACACGCCGGAATACGACTTCCAGCCCAACGTGATGCGGAACCGCCGTTTCCAGACGGAATGGCGCAATGCACTCACCTGGAACAAGCAGTGGACGACGATCGCCGGGATGGCTTGGGACCGATCCGCCTACACGAGCGAAAACAATTACGTGTCCAAGGACGAATGGCAAAGCACGCTGGCGTTTTTCGCGGAACAGATGTGGGCCCCCACGGACAATTTTGACGCCAGCGTGGCATTGCGTCTGGAGCATGATTCCGTGTGGAACAACCATTTCACCTGGCGCTATTCCAATTCCTGGAAGGTGACGGGCAAGGATTCCCCCACCCGCATTTTCGGTTCCGTGGGTTCCGGCTTCCGGGCTCCCACGTATTTTGAGCAGTATGCCGCCAATTACGGCTACGTAGGCAATCCCGATCTGGACATTTCCAAGTCCCTGGGCGGCGACCTGGGCGTGGAACAGCGCCTGGCGGACAACCATTACGCTTCCGTGACGGGGTTCTGGACCCGCATCAATGATGAAATCGGCACTAGGTCCGTAGGTACCTGGCCGGATTCCTACACCACGTACGCGAATTATTCCCATGCCACCTCCTACGGTGTGGAAGTCGCCTTCAAGGGACAGTTCAAGGATGCCTGGAACAGCGGCTATTACGCCAATTACACGTTCACGATGCCCAAGCGCGATTCCATCGGCAGTTACGAAACCCGCCAGATGGCCAACACCGCCCGCCACACCATCAATGCGGAAATCCACACTTCCCCGCTTGAGAAACTGACGGTAGGCTTTGGCGTGACGTCCGCAATGGGCCGCACGGACTACAACTACGCCCGCCTGGACAATTTCTTCACGGCGCGCGTGTTCGCCAGGTACCAAGTTACGGACAACGTAGCCCTACATGTGCGCGTGGAAAACCTGTTCGATCAGAATTTCATCATCACGAACGACTACAACTTTGGTCCCCGCCAGGCCCGCGGACTGGGCGTCTTCGGCGGTGTGACGGTCGAATTCTAA